A window of Kyrpidia spormannii genomic DNA:
CTGGTCCGGGAACGGACGGGCCGGGATCCGCTGGAAGTGTTCGAACAGGCGGTGAAAAACACAATGCCCGTCTTGGAGGTTAAAGCTCGAAGGGTCGGAGGGGCGAACTACCAAGTTCCCGTCGAGGTCCGCCCGGAGCGGCGGGTGACCTTGAGCCTGCGGTGGTTGGTGAATTACGCGCGGGAACGCAACGAAAAGTCGATGCAAGAGCGACTCGCCAATGAGATTCTCGATGCGGCCAACGGGGCTGGTGGCGCGGTGAAGAAAAAGGACGACACCCACCGGATGGCGGAGGCGAACAAAGCTTTTGCACATTACCGATGGTGATTCGGGGTTACCCCATAGCCTTCGGGTGATGTCAAGGGTGATCAGTTTGATAACCGGTGGAGCCGGCGTGAATCTGTAAAGAAAGGGGGACATGGGATGGCCAGGGAATTCCCGCTGGAGAAAACGCGGAACATCGGTATCATGGCCCACATTGACGCGGGAAAAACCACGACCACGGAGCGGATTCTGTTTTACACCGGCCGGGTGCACAAGATCGGTGAGGTCCATGAAGGCGCTGCCACCATGGACTGGATGGTCCAAGAGCAGGAGCGAGGGATCACCATTACGTCCGCCGCTACGACGTGCCAATGGAAGGGTCACCGCATTAACATTATCGACACGCCCGGACACGTGGACTTTACCGTCGAGGTGGAACGCTCACTCCGGGTACTCGACGGCGCTGTTGGCGTATTTTGCGCCAAAGGCGGCGTTGAACCCCAGTCCGAGACGGTGTGGCGCCAAGCAGACAAGTACCATGTTCCGCGCATCGCGTATGTGAACAAGATGGACATCATCGGCGCGGATTTCTATCGTGCCGTGAGTCAGATGAAGGAACGGCTGGGAGCCAACGCTGTCCCTATTCAACTCCCCATCGGGGCGGAGGATACCTTTGAAGGGATGATTGACCTCGTCGGCATGCAGGCGTATTACTACCTCGATGATCTCGGTACCCGCAGTGAAGCCCGGGAGATCCCGGCGGAATACAAAGACCGGGCCGAGGAATATCGCCAGAACCTGCTGGAAGCCGTGGCTGAGGTCGATGAAGATTTGATGATGAAATACCTCGAGGGTGAGGAGATCACCGTCGATGAAATCAAAGGTGCTCTTAGGGCGGGAACGATTTCCGGAAAGATCGTTCCGGTGCTGTGCGGGTCTTCCTACCGGAACAAAGGGGTTCAGTTGTTGCTGGACGCCATTGTCGACTTCCTGCCATCTCCGGTGGATATTCCGCCGGTTCGTGGCACGGACTCAGAAGGGAACGAAGTGGAGCGCCATTCGGGCGATGACGAACCTTTTTCGGCCTTGGCCTTTAAGATCATGACCGACCCCTATGTTGGCAAATTGGCGTTCTTCCGGGTGTACTCCGGGACCCTAAGTTCTGGGTCCTATGTCCTAAACTCCACAAAAAACAAACGGGAGCGGATCGGGCGCATCGTTCGGATGCACGCGAATCACCGGGAGGACATCGACACGGTGTACGCGGGGGATATCGCGGCCGCCGTTGGCTTGAAGGATACATCTACCGGGGACACTCTTTGCGACGATAAGAATGTCGTCATCCTGGAATCGATGGAATTTCCTGAGCCGGTCATTCGGGTCGCCATTGAGCCGAAAACCAAGGCAGACCAAGATAAGATGGGGCTAGCCCTTCAAAAGCTGGCGGAAGAAGACCCCACCTTCCGGACCTGGACGGACCAGGAGACGGGGCAAACGATTATTGCCGGCATGGGAGAACTCCACTTGGAGATCATCGTCGATCGCCTGCAGCGGGAGTTCAAAGTCGAGGCCAACGTGGGTAAACCCCAGGTGGCTTATAAGGAAACCATCCGGAAGAAAGTCAAGGTGGAAGGCAAGTTCGTCCGTCAATCCGGTGGACGCGGTCAGTACGGCCACGTTTGGCTCGAACTCGAACCTCTTGAGC
This region includes:
- the fusA gene encoding elongation factor G, with product MAREFPLEKTRNIGIMAHIDAGKTTTTERILFYTGRVHKIGEVHEGAATMDWMVQEQERGITITSAATTCQWKGHRINIIDTPGHVDFTVEVERSLRVLDGAVGVFCAKGGVEPQSETVWRQADKYHVPRIAYVNKMDIIGADFYRAVSQMKERLGANAVPIQLPIGAEDTFEGMIDLVGMQAYYYLDDLGTRSEAREIPAEYKDRAEEYRQNLLEAVAEVDEDLMMKYLEGEEITVDEIKGALRAGTISGKIVPVLCGSSYRNKGVQLLLDAIVDFLPSPVDIPPVRGTDSEGNEVERHSGDDEPFSALAFKIMTDPYVGKLAFFRVYSGTLSSGSYVLNSTKNKRERIGRIVRMHANHREDIDTVYAGDIAAAVGLKDTSTGDTLCDDKNVVILESMEFPEPVIRVAIEPKTKADQDKMGLALQKLAEEDPTFRTWTDQETGQTIIAGMGELHLEIIVDRLQREFKVEANVGKPQVAYKETIRKKVKVEGKFVRQSGGRGQYGHVWLELEPLERGQGYVFENKIVGGVVPKEYVPAVDEGIQEAMQNGVVAGYPLIDMKATLVDGSYHDVDSSEMAFKIAGSMALKSGAAKADPYLLEPIMKVEVIVPEEYMGDIMGDINSRRGRIEGMETRAGAQVIRGYVPLAEMFGYATNLRSRTQGRGVYSMEFYSYEEVPKSVAQEIIAKSKGE
- the rpsG gene encoding 30S ribosomal protein S7, with product MPRKGPVPQRDVMPDPIYDSKLVTRLINKVMMDGKRGLAERIVYGAFDLVRERTGRDPLEVFEQAVKNTMPVLEVKARRVGGANYQVPVEVRPERRVTLSLRWLVNYARERNEKSMQERLANEILDAANGAGGAVKKKDDTHRMAEANKAFAHYRW